The following are encoded together in the Malaya genurostris strain Urasoe2022 chromosome 3, Malgen_1.1, whole genome shotgun sequence genome:
- the LOC131436305 gene encoding protein hairy: MVTGIGTKQQQQQHGTMPTTSQMPPTEQPVVKRPGDNRRSNKPIMEKRRRARINNCLNELKTLILDAMKKDPARHSKLEKADILEMTVKHLENLQRQQNAMSQATDPNIMNKFKAGFNECAQEVSRFPDIEPMTRRRLLAHLSNCINGVKADFPKPRQPSVQVHILPSPPSSPEQDHHSQPHPAQINAVQTGNGVFFTNNVGSSVQLIPTKLPNGSLAFVLPQAIPAATAPVPMLVPIPSRTASTGSAASSHSSSSVYDRVPREHATSPYHAPPSPANSNYEPMDCHSTGTPEQQQYLQSQQMRFQQQHHQHQQQQQQQQQRSYSPDSPLSLVMKKPYQDPNLNQDDSQPWRPW; this comes from the exons ATGGTTACCGGAATCGGAaccaagcagcagcagcagcagcatggcACAATGCCGACCACCTCACAGATGCCACCGACCGAACAGCCGGTCGTGAAACGACCCGGAGATAATCGCAGG AGTAACAAACCAATCATGGAAAAACGCCGCCGAGCTCGCATCAATAACTGCCTGAACGAGTTGAAAACGTTGATCCTGGATGCCATGAAAAAAGAC CCTGCTCGTCACTCGAAGCTGGAAAAAGCTGATATActggaaatgaccgttaaacACCTGGAGAACCTCCAGCGCCAGCAGAATGCCATGTCTCAGGCGACCGATCCGAACATCATGAACAAATTCAAGGCCGGTTTCAACGAGTGTGCCCAGGAAGTCAGCAGGTTCCCGGATATCGAACCGATGACTCGTCGCCGGCTTCTCGCCCATCTCAGCAACTGCATCAATGGAGTGAAAGCGGACTTCCCGAAACCTCGCCAACCGTCGGTTCAGGTGCACATACTGCCTTCACCGCCCAGTTCTCCGGAGCAGGATCACCACTCGCAACCACATCCCGCTCAAATCAATGCCGTACAGACCGGGAATGGAGTTTTCTTCACGAACAACGTCGGATCCAGTGTTCAGCTGATTCCAACCAAACTCCCCAACGGAAGCCTCGCATTTGTTCTTCCACAAGCCATCCCTGCCGCGACTGCTCCTGTTCCCATGCTGGTACCGATCCCAAGCCGTACCGCGTCGACGGGATCGGCCGCCTCCAGTCATTCGTCTTCCTCCGTGTACGATCGTGTGCCACGGGAACACGCAACTTCGCCCTACCACGCACCACCAAGCCCCGCTAACTCCAACTACGAACCCATGGACTGTCACTCCACCGGAACTCCTGAACAGCAGCAATATCTTCAATCTCAGCAGATGCGCTTCCAGCAACAGCACCACCAgcaccagcagcagcaacaacaacaacaacagcgatCATACAGCCCGGACAGTCCCCTGTCACTGGTCATGAAAAAACCCTACCAGGACCCAAACCTCAATCAGGATGACAGCCAACCGTGGCGGCCATGGTAA